A stretch of DNA from Dioscorea cayenensis subsp. rotundata cultivar TDr96_F1 chromosome 4, TDr96_F1_v2_PseudoChromosome.rev07_lg8_w22 25.fasta, whole genome shotgun sequence:
ttttaatcaaagccaAAAACCAAGATTTTTACaacttgaaaagaaaaataaaccattaaagcccatttttttcaaaataaagaaataaataataaataacaaatgacattagtgaaattaataattaagagaAAACCTAATCAATTTCTCCCAATTACTTgcttattatataattatatctgCTTACTAaactgaaaatatttaaaaataataataattactaaatatatatacccttaaaaaaataaacacaataaattTTGGttgctcatatttttcaacaaaaataaaacaagtatatAAACTCTCTTTGGTTCCATCcttttttttccattgtttgGGTAGAAGCATTGACCTTCACAAATATTTATTCAATTCCTGATAATGATGGCTTGAaatttttaaccaattttttttttaacggtGGTTTCTGATTAATTTTTGACCAGCTTACTAATTCAATGATGGAACATCATTCATGTAATATCATTTGTTTGacttttatttgatataaaacatattataGTAGTAATTATCCTAAAAAGACTGCAATTGCCCTGACCCCCTCTGCTTCAAAAACTTATCTTGAGTTAATTGGATTACGATTACGGAAAAGAGTTCTACtttattactatattaattCGTTTTGTTATCTTAACATAAGTAATTTTTCACCAATTTCTACTCCTTAATAACGAATTTAATTGGCCTTAAATTTATACAAATGTAGACCTCGTCCAAAcacttttaaagaaaaaaaaaagacatgtttatttttcttaaaattgctactttaatattttgtataaaaaatatgaaataaaactaGACCAAAATTTGGTTCGGTTCAAACTATTAAACTGAATTGAAACCATTACTATTTAAATTGAATCGAAACAGTTTTTAGTGTTTTGGCCTCAAACCgaaactataaaatttttaaaggtcTAATAAGTTggaaatcaaaacaacaaataaactatcgattttgtatttttttttttatttttgaaacaaaaataatgcaataaaaaaaaatttattactcGGAGTCAAATCAAAACCGAGATTGGTTCCAACTTCCAAGGGTTATATATAAAACCTAAACAGCGGGTCCGGAACCTAAACCAAACTAGACCCATATAAAACCATActctttaatataaaattcatgACCTGTGAACTTGGACCAGTCAACAAAGGCCGGCCAAAGagacatataaatatataataatcaacatTTCTTGGAACACCTTCATCAGATtaacagagaaacagagaaacagagaaacaGAGAGATGAGGAAGCATAGCAACTCCTTTCTTGTTCTTGCTCTTGCTCTTGCTCTTGCTCTTACAGCAGTGCTCGTAGATTGCAACTCAGAAGGTATGAAAAAGCAGACCTCtttatttgtttcaaatattgttatatatatatatatatatatgaaagctAGAATAAAactcttgtatttctttgttaTTAACATTGATAAATcctatataatatttttaaaaatgaaaataggtGACATCCTTCATGCTCAGAAGTTAGTTTGGGAAGACCCAAACAATATTCTCAAGAGCTGGGATCCCACACTTGTCAATCCATGCACTTGGTACCATGTTACCTGCAACAATGACAACTCTGTCATCAGACTGTATGTGTTTCTCTCCTCAAACTCTTACCAAAGAtctaaaataaatcatttgttGGCTCAATATTAAgtcttgtttgtttcttttaatttctaaaagGGATTTGGGTGAAGCTGGCTTGTCTGGACCAATCCTTCCACAGCTTGGGAATTTAACAAACCTTGAATACTTGTgagttcttgttatttttttttcccttttaattTTTCGTTTTGAAATTGCATGATTAGaatggttttgattagaaaGAGAGATGGTTTTGCAGGGAACTTTATGGAAATAATATAAATGGAACAGTGCCTGAGGAGTTGGGTCAATTGTCAAAGTTAATCAGCATGGAACTCCAGCAGAATTTATTGACTGGACCTATTCCTTCTTCAATTGGGAACCTCAAGTCCTTGAAATTTCTGTATGTTTATCTTGTTTTCCTGTTCTAGCGTTCTGTTCAATTGCATCAGAAATTATTTGTGAAGATtgatcattattaattaattaatttgtgttttttttttccttttcaggAGATTGAATGCAAACATGCTGACAGGGGAGATTCCAATTGAAATTCTCAATCTCATTCGGTCTGGCAATATAAGTGTCAtgtgagtgaaaaaaaaaaaaacactgtgGATAATGAATATGACTTTATAAAAtggaggatatatatatatatatatatatcaaatcaatGAATAATTGGTTTAGTTCAGCAATGACCAAGATAATCTTTTTGTATTTCAGGAACATTTCTGACAACTATTTGGACGGGACAATCAGAAGATCTGAACAGACAGGTAGTCAGAAATGACCATTTCTCCTacttttttatgcttttattttaatgatttatcaCAAAAACAGAGAGTGattcttcttttctccattttgcTCTTCATGAAGGATTTTCAATTACTACAGTTATCATGGATCAGAAAACTTTCAGATAATGcacagagagacagagagaaagAGACTCATCCACAAATTAGACTTATATTCATAAGAGATACTGAAAGAAACAATACTATTATATCACATCTTGTTAGCATTGTGTATCTTTGATCATATCAAAGTCTTTGGTTTGTAGtcaattttcataattatcttCTCTTCAACATTGTATACAGAAACAATGATTTATactataattacaattatttgGTGTAGAATCTTGATCAgttcttcattaatttttccCATCACTTTGTGATGCTCAAATACTTCATATATtgcttaacaaaataaaacaaataaaaaataaaacattgtcCATATcaccaataaaaagaaaaaaaaaatatatatatatatatatatatgacaccAAAATTAACTAACTAGAATTAACCATGCATCACCTTCACCTCTTTTCTTAACCTTTCCACTCTTCTAAGAACACCATCAACAGCCAAATCAAAAGCATCCTTGAATCCTTCAACCCTAACCCTAGGATCACCATAAACCAATCTTGGTATCATCCTCACAACCTCTTCTCTCATATTCCTCACATGCTCTTCACTATACCCACTTAACACCTCCTCTATACTAACATTCCCATTCCTCACATCATCTTCAGCAATAAACACTGAGTAAAGTGAATGATTACTTGGCAAGTGCCATATATACTGCTCATAAGCAGTCCTTGAAGAGAAAAACACAGGCACACACccagccaccattgcatcaaaCATCGATCTCCTCGTCGCAGAATCTCCTCTCGGCTGCAAACAAAACGACGAGCTTTCGAACACCTTCATAACACGAGTAGGAGAATGGCAATTACCAGGACTTGATACACAATCCAACAAGTAACAATTCACCGATGAACGGCACTGTTCGATAAGGATTTGCCGAATCGAGTCCTTCTGATCAGGCCTAGGGGCACCAGCAAATGCAAAAAGCCATGGTCTTGCTAAACCAATCACCTTATCTTGCCAGGACATCACCTGGTTGTTATTGCAAGGATGGAAATAAGTAGGATAAGGTACTGCAAAGTCAATGGAATCCCATGGAGGAGACTCAACTGTCAAAACAGTCATGTTGGAAATCTCAGGCAATAAAAACAGCTTGTTGCCCCAGTgagcttcttcatcatctttgatCCTTCTAAAGTCCCACGTAGTCCTCCCTGCCACTATGAAATGGTCCTTCCCTCCAATGACCTCCCACTCAGGCCTTGAAGCTAACCACTTAACAACCTCCATTGAAAGGAAATCTCTAACTGATGTGTTAAACCCCCACTGATGACAAGCAAAGTCAATACCAGCGTAGAATGGGATGAAGATAGCAGAAGCAAGAGATGAATTTGATGTTAAACATTCATAGTTTGTCATTCGATGATGGAAGATGATATCAAGAGAGAACTGATCAGTGTTAAACCAGCCACTAGaagcatcaccatcatcatcaagaggTAATCCAAGGCCAgagtttgaaaagaaaagacaagTGTGGGTTGTGGCATTGCTAAGATTTTTGCAGCAGTTGGAGAGTATGTCTGAGTTGAAGCTTGGTGGGAGTTGATGGATGAATATATAGCGGCCAGTGCAAGATGTTGGTTGATGTGAGTTTGTGATGTGGAGGAAGTGCTCAGGGTTGGTGGGGTTGGAAGAGTGGTAATAAAGTGAGTAAATTAAGGTTGCAACGAAGGTACAAGAAATCCAGAAAACATACCAATAATAGTGATCAACACCACCAACAGCACTTCTCATGGTTTTTGAAGATTTAGCCATGAAATGATAAGTTGCAGAGTAATGACAGTAGGATTAATCCTGTTTCATTAGCAAATGAAAGAGAAGCTCagggtatttatttatttatttatttatttatttttatgacagTATTGGATTAATTAGTAAGGGGTAATGAATTATTGCTATATTAAatggtaataaatatttttttggtcaaAGAGCCAATGAGAGATATTGAGGACACGTCCAATTGGGTGAGAAATTATTGGATAAGCTCCCTCAATATTTCTCATGTttctatatataaatctatttgCAACACTGTTCTGTTGGTTCTCtgaatataaat
This window harbors:
- the LOC120259317 gene encoding leucine-rich repeat protein 1-like; amino-acid sequence: MRKHSNSFLVLALALALALTAVLVDCNSEGDILHAQKLVWEDPNNILKSWDPTLVNPCTWYHVTCNNDNSVIRLDLGEAGLSGPILPQLGNLTNLEYLELYGNNINGTVPEELGQLSKLISMELQQNLLTGPIPSSIGNLKSLKFLRLNANMLTGEIPIEILNLIRSGNISVMNISDNYLDGTIRRSEQTGFSITTVIMDQKTFR
- the LOC120258583 gene encoding xyloglucan galactosyltransferase KATAMARI1 homolog; translated protein: MRSAVGGVDHYYWYVFWISCTFVATLIYSLYYHSSNPTNPEHFLHITNSHQPTSCTGRYIFIHQLPPSFNSDILSNCCKNLSNATTHTCLFFSNSGLGLPLDDDGDASSGWFNTDQFSLDIIFHHRMTNYECLTSNSSLASAIFIPFYAGIDFACHQWGFNTSVRDFLSMEVVKWLASRPEWEVIGGKDHFIVAGRTTWDFRRIKDDEEAHWGNKLFLLPEISNMTVLTVESPPWDSIDFAVPYPTYFHPCNNNQVMSWQDKVIGLARPWLFAFAGAPRPDQKDSIRQILIEQCRSSVNCYLLDCVSSPGNCHSPTRVMKVFESSSFCLQPRGDSATRRSMFDAMVAGCVPVFFSSRTAYEQYIWHLPSNHSLYSVFIAEDDVRNGNVSIEEVLSGYSEEHVRNMREEVVRMIPRLVYGDPRVRVEGFKDAFDLAVDGVLRRVERLRKEVKVMHG